In Scylla paramamosain isolate STU-SP2022 chromosome 17, ASM3559412v1, whole genome shotgun sequence, one DNA window encodes the following:
- the LOC135108326 gene encoding gamma-butyrobetaine dioxygenase-like isoform X1, which produces MLAARRLTWARVRSAAAVMRPRGHSLPQTPRYTRHLLNNAACALHTRNRTAWQKAETTDDFTVSQTKPGTIIAAVNLLHDQKMLQVHWEDGSVDSYPYIWLRDNCQCPNCYHPVSLARRVMLKDLDLSVACVDVKMSNGGEGIEMLWTDGHQGTYDAHWLHERAFRGPKPEPREREYRLKQQLWGRELQDKLPSVSFPEFLRDDHTLLTFLESLEVTGVVLVSDVPCEIDQIYTFAKRIGRLKPTHYGETFNVHSRVDPNNLAYTGDSLDMHTDLPCLAAKPDIQILHVIKQFTGEGGDTMISDGFTVASKLKKNNPEYFDTLANTLVEFVDVGIDDGVKFHVSWRAPIIDVKVDGSIRTVNWHQMSRNSRFQVSSSEAAAKWYAAGLAFRDLMYDTDNLVKLKLQSGDMIVFDNLRVMHGRQGYRAEEGERWLQGGYLEWDSVRSLRRVLRKEMAA; this is translated from the exons ATGCTGGCAGCGCGACGACTGACCTGGGCCAGGGTGAGGTCCGCCGCGGCAGTGATGAGACCCCGTGGGCATTCCCTCCCGCAGACACCACGGTACACACGACA TCTTCTCAACAATGCTGCCTGCGCCCTACACACGAGGAACAGGACGGCCTGGCAGAAGGCGGAGACAACAGATGACTTCACGGTTTCACAGACCAAGCCTGGGACAATCATCGCCGCTGTTAATCTCCTCCATGACCAGAAAATGCTTCAG GTACATTGGGAGGATGGCAGTGTGGACTCGTACCCTTATATCTGGCTGCGTGACAACTGCCAGTGTCCGAATTGCTACCATCCCGTCTCCCTGGCACGCCGCGTGATGCTCAAAGATCTTGACCTTTCTGTCGCTTGTGTAGACGTCAAG ATGAGTAACGGTGGAGAGGGAATCGAAATGCTGTGGACAGACGGTCACCAGGGAACATACGACGCACACTGGCTTCACGAAAGGGCTTTCAGAGGACCGAAGCCTGAGCCTCGTGAACGCGAATACAG ACTGAAGCAGCAGCTCTGGGGGCGTGAGCTGCAGGATAAGTTGCCCAGCGTCTCCTTCCCGGAATTTCTACGCGACGACCAtactctcctcaccttcctggAGAGTCTTGAGGTGACGGGCGTAGTGCTGGTGTCAGATGTGCCTTGTGAGATAGACCAGATCTACACCTTCGCCAAGCGCATCGGACGCTTGAAACCAACTCACTACGG gGAAACGTTTAATGTGCACAGTAGGGTGGACCCCAACAACCTGGCGTACACTGGCGACAGCCTCGACATGCACACTGACCTGCCCTGCTTGGCTGCCAAACccgat ATTCAGATACTACACGTCATCAAACAGTTCACTGGTGAGGGCGGCGACACCATGATATCAGACGGATTTACCGTCGCTTCAAAACTTAAGAAGAACAATCCGGAGTATTTTGACACGCTTGCAAACACCCTGGTTGAATTTGTAGACGTGGGGATCGATGATGGTGTCAAGTTTCACGTTTCTTGGAGAGCACCGATCATCGA TGTGAAGGTCGACGGCTCCATCCGAACCGTGAACTGGCACCAGATGTCACGTAACTCGCGCTTCCAAGTTTCTTCCTCTGAAGCAGCGGCGAAGTGGTACGCAGCGGGCCTGGCCTTCCGAGACCTGATGTACGACACCGATAACCTTGTGAAACTGAAGCTTCAGTCCG GCGACATGATAGTGTTTGATAACCTGCGCGTGATGCATGGACGGCAAGGATACCGCGCCGAGGAAGGAGAGCGCTGGCTTCAGGGGGGCTACTTGGAGTGGGACTCTGTCAGGTCGCTCCGCCGAGTGCTTCGCAAGGAAATGGCTGCTTGA
- the LOC135108326 gene encoding gamma-butyrobetaine dioxygenase-like isoform X2, with product MLAARRLTWARVRSAAAVMRPRGHSLPQTPRLLNNAACALHTRNRTAWQKAETTDDFTVSQTKPGTIIAAVNLLHDQKMLQVHWEDGSVDSYPYIWLRDNCQCPNCYHPVSLARRVMLKDLDLSVACVDVKMSNGGEGIEMLWTDGHQGTYDAHWLHERAFRGPKPEPREREYRLKQQLWGRELQDKLPSVSFPEFLRDDHTLLTFLESLEVTGVVLVSDVPCEIDQIYTFAKRIGRLKPTHYGETFNVHSRVDPNNLAYTGDSLDMHTDLPCLAAKPDIQILHVIKQFTGEGGDTMISDGFTVASKLKKNNPEYFDTLANTLVEFVDVGIDDGVKFHVSWRAPIIDVKVDGSIRTVNWHQMSRNSRFQVSSSEAAAKWYAAGLAFRDLMYDTDNLVKLKLQSGDMIVFDNLRVMHGRQGYRAEEGERWLQGGYLEWDSVRSLRRVLRKEMAA from the exons ATGCTGGCAGCGCGACGACTGACCTGGGCCAGGGTGAGGTCCGCCGCGGCAGTGATGAGACCCCGTGGGCATTCCCTCCCGCAGACACCACG TCTTCTCAACAATGCTGCCTGCGCCCTACACACGAGGAACAGGACGGCCTGGCAGAAGGCGGAGACAACAGATGACTTCACGGTTTCACAGACCAAGCCTGGGACAATCATCGCCGCTGTTAATCTCCTCCATGACCAGAAAATGCTTCAG GTACATTGGGAGGATGGCAGTGTGGACTCGTACCCTTATATCTGGCTGCGTGACAACTGCCAGTGTCCGAATTGCTACCATCCCGTCTCCCTGGCACGCCGCGTGATGCTCAAAGATCTTGACCTTTCTGTCGCTTGTGTAGACGTCAAG ATGAGTAACGGTGGAGAGGGAATCGAAATGCTGTGGACAGACGGTCACCAGGGAACATACGACGCACACTGGCTTCACGAAAGGGCTTTCAGAGGACCGAAGCCTGAGCCTCGTGAACGCGAATACAG ACTGAAGCAGCAGCTCTGGGGGCGTGAGCTGCAGGATAAGTTGCCCAGCGTCTCCTTCCCGGAATTTCTACGCGACGACCAtactctcctcaccttcctggAGAGTCTTGAGGTGACGGGCGTAGTGCTGGTGTCAGATGTGCCTTGTGAGATAGACCAGATCTACACCTTCGCCAAGCGCATCGGACGCTTGAAACCAACTCACTACGG gGAAACGTTTAATGTGCACAGTAGGGTGGACCCCAACAACCTGGCGTACACTGGCGACAGCCTCGACATGCACACTGACCTGCCCTGCTTGGCTGCCAAACccgat ATTCAGATACTACACGTCATCAAACAGTTCACTGGTGAGGGCGGCGACACCATGATATCAGACGGATTTACCGTCGCTTCAAAACTTAAGAAGAACAATCCGGAGTATTTTGACACGCTTGCAAACACCCTGGTTGAATTTGTAGACGTGGGGATCGATGATGGTGTCAAGTTTCACGTTTCTTGGAGAGCACCGATCATCGA TGTGAAGGTCGACGGCTCCATCCGAACCGTGAACTGGCACCAGATGTCACGTAACTCGCGCTTCCAAGTTTCTTCCTCTGAAGCAGCGGCGAAGTGGTACGCAGCGGGCCTGGCCTTCCGAGACCTGATGTACGACACCGATAACCTTGTGAAACTGAAGCTTCAGTCCG GCGACATGATAGTGTTTGATAACCTGCGCGTGATGCATGGACGGCAAGGATACCGCGCCGAGGAAGGAGAGCGCTGGCTTCAGGGGGGCTACTTGGAGTGGGACTCTGTCAGGTCGCTCCGCCGAGTGCTTCGCAAGGAAATGGCTGCTTGA
- the LOC135108329 gene encoding uncharacterized protein LOC135108329 isoform X1, whose product MAVSPSHTLVQSPTACCCCVLENLWIMKTAARVSRSLTLLAVLLLVVVFLTDTAEAQERRNGRGRGRGKGRGNGGGRLKNNKLEQCVCGEVDGDSVCSTCFDETRTNPDTATLASIKECLTGEGISFNATAGCHGRSRRPQ is encoded by the exons ATGGCTGTCTCTCCGTCACACACTCTCGTGCAGTCACCAACcgcttgttgttgctgtgtccTAG AAAATCTGTGGATCATGAAGACTGCAGCGAGAGTGAGCCGCTCCCTCACACTGCTGGCcgtgttgctgctggtggtcgTGTTCCTCACGGATACCGCCGAGGCTCAAGAGCGCCGTAACGGGAGGGGAAGAGGCAGGGGCAAGGGCAGGGGCAACGGGGGAGGCAGGCTCAAAAATAACAAACTTG aacagtgtgtgtgtggtgaggttgaCGGTGACTCTGTCTGCAGCACGTGCTTCGATGAAACGCGCACAAATCCAG ATACTGCCACTTTAGCCTCCATAAAGGAATGCCTCACTGGTGAAGGGATTAGTTTC AACGCGACTGCAGGGTGCCATGGACGCTCGCGACGCCCACAGTAA
- the LOC135108329 gene encoding uncharacterized protein LOC135108329 isoform X2, whose product MKTAARVSRSLTLLAVLLLVVVFLTDTAEAQERRNGRGRGRGKGRGNGGGRLKNNKLEQCVCGEVDGDSVCSTCFDETRTNPDTATLASIKECLTGEGISFNATAGCHGRSRRPQ is encoded by the exons ATGAAGACTGCAGCGAGAGTGAGCCGCTCCCTCACACTGCTGGCcgtgttgctgctggtggtcgTGTTCCTCACGGATACCGCCGAGGCTCAAGAGCGCCGTAACGGGAGGGGAAGAGGCAGGGGCAAGGGCAGGGGCAACGGGGGAGGCAGGCTCAAAAATAACAAACTTG aacagtgtgtgtgtggtgaggttgaCGGTGACTCTGTCTGCAGCACGTGCTTCGATGAAACGCGCACAAATCCAG ATACTGCCACTTTAGCCTCCATAAAGGAATGCCTCACTGGTGAAGGGATTAGTTTC AACGCGACTGCAGGGTGCCATGGACGCTCGCGACGCCCACAGTAA